CAGAAAAACTCGAAGAGCGTGAGTCTGAATTGTATCAAAAGAAGTCGGAAGCGCAGAGCAAGCTGACGGATTTGCTTGATTACTACACCTTATGGGTTCACCAGATCAAGACGCCCATTGCGGCTAGTCGCCTTTTAGTAGCAGAAGTCTCTGATCGGGAGGTCAAGCAGCAACTGGAACAGGAAATCTTTAAGATTGACTCCTATACCAATCTGGTGTTGCAGTATCTTCGTTTGGAGAGCTTCCACGATGACTTGGTATTTGAAAAGGTTCAAGTGGAGGATCTGGTGAAGGAAGTAGTTCGCAAGTATGCTCTTTTCTTTATCCAAAAAGGACTGGCGCTCAATCTACATGACCTTGACAAAATCATCGTGACCGATAAGAAGTGGTTGTTGGTCGTCATTGAACAAATCCTTTCAAATAGCCTTAAATACACCAAAGATGGTGGGCTAGAGATTTATATGGAAGGTCAGGAGCTCTGTATCAAGGATACGGGAATCGGGATAAAAAACAGCGATGTGCTCCGAGTCTTTGAACGTGGCTTTTCAGGCTACAATGGGCGTTTGACCCAGCAGTCATCTGGACTTGGTCTCTATCTATCTAAGAAAATTTCTGAGGAACTGGGCCACCAGATTCGTATCGAGTCTGAGGTTGGGATAGGAACAACCGTTCGCATCAAATTTTCCAATAGGAATCTGATAATTGAGTGAGCATAGTTGATGATAACCTTATCCATCTGTGGAATTTTTGTTCTAGTCTATATCTCTATTTTCATGATAACGTCTAGAAGTTACCGTAAGATTGTCCAGATGTAAAAAATGTTACACTAGGAAACGACTAGAATATAGTCAAAAAATAAAAGAGGCAAAAATGAAAGAAAGTTATTTTGACGGAGGTATCCTAGATTATAGTGGATACTCTATCTTAGTAGCCATAA
This window of the Streptococcus sp. D7B5 genome carries:
- a CDS encoding sensor histidine kinase; translated protein: MLDWKSFLLAYLRSRSRVFTYIFSLGFLVLLFQFLFASLGTYFLYFFLLSSFLTFLFLAWDIFAEAQVYRQEVLYAERDPKSPLECALAEKLEERESELYQKKSEAQSKLTDLLDYYTLWVHQIKTPIAASRLLVAEVSDREVKQQLEQEIFKIDSYTNLVLQYLRLESFHDDLVFEKVQVEDLVKEVVRKYALFFIQKGLALNLHDLDKIIVTDKKWLLVVIEQILSNSLKYTKDGGLEIYMEGQELCIKDTGIGIKNSDVLRVFERGFSGYNGRLTQQSSGLGLYLSKKISEELGHQIRIESEVGIGTTVRIKFSNRNLIIE